In Nocardioides sp. JQ2195, a genomic segment contains:
- a CDS encoding hemolysin III family protein codes for MNDMIRGRLDEAVDRAHGAVDRAQDKLAEVKPKLRGWLHAGTAPLALAAGIVLIALSPTEGTRIASTVFAVSAMILFTVSAIYHRGTWSPRTWAFLRRFDHANIFILIAGSYTPFAVLFLEGATRATLLAVVWSAAILGVLFRVFWTDAPRWLYTPMYIALGWSAVFFYPQFVAGADRFSASVSIAVLVLVATGGVLYTIGGVVYGFKRPDPAPTWFGFHEVFHSFTILAFITHYVGVSLATYSLR; via the coding sequence ATGAACGACATGATCCGCGGCCGCCTCGACGAGGCCGTCGACCGCGCCCACGGCGCTGTCGACCGTGCCCAGGACAAGCTCGCCGAGGTGAAGCCGAAGCTGCGTGGTTGGTTGCACGCCGGCACCGCGCCCCTGGCCCTGGCCGCCGGGATCGTGCTCATCGCGCTGTCACCCACCGAGGGGACCCGGATCGCCTCCACCGTGTTCGCGGTGAGCGCGATGATCCTGTTCACGGTCTCCGCGATCTACCACCGCGGCACCTGGTCGCCGCGCACGTGGGCCTTCCTGCGGCGCTTCGACCACGCCAACATCTTCATCCTGATCGCCGGCTCCTACACGCCGTTCGCCGTCCTGTTCCTCGAGGGGGCCACCAGGGCCACCCTGTTGGCCGTCGTCTGGTCGGCGGCGATCCTCGGCGTGCTGTTCCGGGTGTTCTGGACCGACGCCCCCCGCTGGCTCTACACCCCGATGTACATCGCCCTGGGCTGGTCAGCGGTCTTCTTCTACCCCCAGTTCGTGGCCGGTGCTGACCGGTTCTCCGCCAGCGTCTCCATCGCGGTGCTGGTGCTCGTCGCCACGGGTGGCGTGCTCTACACGATCGGCGGGGTGGTCTACGGCTTCAAGCGCCCCGACCCGGCGCCCACGTGGTTCGGCTTCCACGAGGTGTTCCACTCCTTCACGATCCTCGCGTTCATCACGCACTACGTCGGCGTCTCGCTGGCGACGTACTCCTTGCGCTGA
- a CDS encoding lytic transglycosylase domain-containing protein — MSKHIKYVPTHRQPRAAGTPKKALRNTLILSSLAVAATGTTVGTGLLADGATASKDVRTVAANINDIAPLTAADVAERREEEPSRSDRREPADPAKQAELDAAATTPTGNAVVATEDATDGDPRSVARALLSEFGFGQDQFGCLDSLWTKESGWNVSADNPSSSAYGIPQALPGSKMSSAGSDWATNPATQIRWGLGYIQDRYGTPCSAWGHSQSHNWY, encoded by the coding sequence TTGTCCAAGCACATCAAGTATGTCCCGACGCACCGGCAACCCCGGGCAGCAGGCACCCCGAAAAAGGCGCTGCGCAACACGCTGATCCTCTCTTCGCTCGCAGTGGCAGCCACCGGAACCACGGTCGGCACCGGCCTCCTGGCCGACGGCGCCACCGCCTCCAAGGATGTCCGGACGGTTGCCGCCAACATCAACGACATCGCCCCGCTCACCGCGGCCGACGTGGCCGAGCGCCGTGAGGAGGAGCCCTCGCGCTCCGACCGGCGCGAGCCTGCCGACCCGGCCAAGCAGGCCGAGCTGGACGCTGCGGCGACCACCCCCACCGGCAATGCCGTGGTGGCCACCGAGGACGCCACGGACGGTGACCCACGCAGCGTCGCCCGCGCACTGCTCTCCGAGTTCGGCTTCGGCCAGGACCAGTTCGGCTGCCTCGACTCGCTGTGGACCAAGGAGAGCGGCTGGAACGTCAGCGCCGACAACCCCAGCTCCTCGGCGTACGGCATCCCGCAGGCCCTGCCCGGCTCCAAGATGAGCTCCGCCGGTTCCGACTGGGCGACGAACCCGGCGACCCAGATCCGCTGGGGCCTGGGCTACATCCAGGACCGCTACGGCACCCCGTGCTCGGCCTGGGGCCACAGCCAGAGCCACAACTGGTACTGA
- a CDS encoding class II fumarate hydratase: MTDFRIEHDSMGEVRVPADALWRAQTQRAIENFPISGSVLEPRHVKALALVKMSAARVNAELGVITTEQADAIVAAAEEVATGEHDAHFPIDIFQTGSGTSSNMNTNEVLASLAARAGTEVHPNDHVNASQSSNDTFPTSIHVAAAMAVTEDLFPALDTLATSLEGRAEEFKDHVKSGRTHLMDATPVMLGQEFGGYAATVRYARERLDSVLPRVRELPLGGTAVGTGINTPPGFAAAVISGLSELTGQEFSEARNHFEAQSARDSLVELSGVLRTYAVGLTKICNDLRWMSSGPTTGLAEIHLPDLQPGSSIMPGKVNPVLPEATLQVCAQVVGNDLAIATGGAAGNFELNVMLPMIARNLLESIRILATSSTLLAERCVDGITADVERMRTYAESSPSVVTPLNKYIGYENAAKVAKRALAEKKTIRETVVEMGFVGDGLTEQQLDEALDVASMTHP, translated from the coding sequence ATGACTGACTTCCGCATCGAACATGACTCCATGGGCGAGGTCCGGGTCCCCGCCGACGCACTCTGGCGGGCACAGACCCAGCGCGCGATCGAGAACTTCCCGATCAGCGGCTCGGTCCTCGAGCCGCGCCACGTCAAGGCGCTCGCACTGGTCAAGATGTCCGCCGCCCGGGTCAACGCCGAGCTCGGCGTGATCACGACGGAGCAGGCAGACGCGATCGTCGCCGCCGCCGAGGAGGTGGCGACCGGCGAGCACGATGCGCACTTCCCGATCGACATCTTCCAGACCGGCTCCGGCACCAGCTCCAACATGAACACCAACGAGGTGCTCGCCTCGCTGGCTGCCAGGGCCGGCACGGAGGTGCACCCGAACGACCACGTCAACGCCAGCCAGTCCAGCAACGACACCTTCCCGACCTCGATCCACGTCGCCGCGGCGATGGCGGTGACCGAGGACCTCTTCCCCGCCCTCGACACCCTGGCCACCTCCCTGGAGGGCAGGGCCGAGGAGTTCAAGGACCACGTGAAGTCGGGTCGCACCCACCTGATGGACGCCACCCCGGTGATGCTCGGCCAGGAGTTCGGCGGGTACGCCGCGACCGTGCGCTACGCCCGCGAGCGCCTGGACTCCGTGCTCCCCCGGGTCCGCGAGCTGCCCCTGGGAGGTACGGCGGTCGGCACCGGCATCAACACACCTCCCGGTTTCGCGGCGGCCGTGATCTCCGGGCTGAGCGAGCTCACCGGCCAGGAGTTCTCCGAGGCCCGCAACCACTTCGAGGCCCAGAGCGCACGTGACTCGTTGGTCGAGCTGAGCGGCGTGCTGCGCACCTACGCGGTGGGGCTGACCAAGATCTGCAACGACCTGCGCTGGATGAGCAGCGGCCCCACCACCGGTCTCGCGGAGATCCACCTCCCCGACCTGCAGCCGGGCTCGAGCATCATGCCGGGCAAGGTGAACCCGGTGCTGCCGGAGGCCACCCTGCAGGTCTGCGCCCAGGTCGTCGGCAACGACCTGGCCATCGCGACGGGCGGTGCGGCCGGCAACTTCGAGCTCAACGTGATGCTGCCGATGATCGCCCGCAACCTGCTCGAGTCGATCCGCATCCTCGCCACCAGCTCGACCCTGCTGGCCGAGCGCTGCGTCGACGGCATCACCGCCGACGTCGAGCGGATGCGCACGTACGCCGAGTCGTCGCCGTCCGTGGTCACCCCGCTCAACAAGTACATCGGCTACGAGAACGCCGCCAAGGTCGCCAAGAGGGCGCTCGCCGAGAAGAAGACGATCCGCGAGACCGTGGTGGAGATGGGCTTCGTGGGCGACGGGCTCACCGAGCAACAGCTCGACGAGGCCCTCGACGTCGCGTCGATGACCCACCCGTGA
- a CDS encoding isoprenyl transferase: protein MADWKQAIRRVLYPAYEARVVKFLPSDRLPKHVGVMLDGNRRWAKSVGADTAHGHRAGAANIEPLLGWCEEVGIEVVTLWLLSTDNLNRPPDELEPLMTIIEEAVASLADQKRWRLHPVGALDLLPAHTARRLKEAEDATRDVDGILVNVAVSYGGRREIADAVRSLLLEADQSGTSLQDLAQRVDVDLIGEHLYTKGQPDPDLVIRTSGEQRLGGFLLWQSARSEFYFCEALWPEFRKIDFLRAIRAYAERERRFGS, encoded by the coding sequence GTGGCGGACTGGAAGCAGGCGATTCGACGGGTGCTCTACCCGGCCTACGAAGCGCGGGTCGTGAAGTTCCTGCCCTCCGACCGGCTGCCCAAGCACGTGGGCGTCATGCTCGACGGCAACCGCCGCTGGGCCAAGTCGGTCGGTGCCGACACCGCCCACGGGCACCGGGCCGGCGCGGCCAACATCGAGCCGTTGCTCGGGTGGTGCGAGGAGGTCGGCATCGAGGTGGTCACCCTGTGGCTGCTCTCCACCGACAACCTCAACCGTCCCCCCGACGAGCTCGAGCCGCTGATGACCATCATCGAGGAGGCGGTGGCGTCGCTGGCCGACCAGAAGCGGTGGCGGCTCCACCCGGTGGGCGCTCTCGACCTGCTGCCGGCGCACACCGCCCGTCGGCTCAAAGAGGCCGAGGACGCCACCAGGGACGTCGACGGCATCCTGGTCAACGTCGCGGTCTCCTACGGCGGCCGCCGCGAGATCGCCGACGCCGTACGCTCCCTGCTGCTCGAGGCCGACCAGTCGGGCACCTCGCTGCAGGACCTGGCCCAACGGGTCGACGTGGACCTCATCGGGGAGCACCTCTACACCAAGGGCCAGCCCGACCCCGACCTCGTGATCCGCACGTCGGGGGAGCAGCGCCTCGGCGGCTTCCTGCTGTGGCAGAGCGCCAGGAGCGAGTTCTACTTCTGCGAAGCGCTGTGGCCCGAGTTCCGCAAGATCGACTTCCTGCGCGCGATCCGGGCGTACGCCGAACGCGAGCGCCGCTTCGGCTCCTAG
- a CDS encoding PhoH family protein, with protein MASSKKTDTTTRTYVLDTSVLLADPGAMHRFDEHEVVLPVVVITELEGKRHHPELGYFARSALRTLDEMRITHGRLDQPIPVGASGGTLRVELNHTDPGSLPSGFRPSGQSWDNDSRILAVARNLANEGSEVTLVSKDLPLRIKASAVGLDAEEYRAEAVNEDSGHTGMAELEVASADLDELYDDGVVDLESARELPCHTGLVLLSDRGTALGRVGPDKQVHLVRGDREAFGVHGRSAEQRIALEMLLDPEVGIVSLGGRAGTGKSAMALCAGLEAVMERRQHKKVVVFRPLFAVGGQELGYLPGSENEKMSPWGQAVFDTLGALTSPDVIDEVMDRGMLEVLPLTHIRGRSLHDAFVIVDEAQSLERNVLLTVLSRIGANSKVVLTHDVAQRDNLRVGRHDGVVAVVEKLKGHPLFAHVTLNRSERSPIAALVTEMLENITM; from the coding sequence GTGGCTTCCAGCAAGAAGACGGACACCACCACTCGTACGTACGTTCTCGACACGAGCGTGCTCCTCGCCGATCCGGGGGCGATGCACCGCTTTGACGAGCACGAGGTGGTCCTCCCCGTGGTCGTGATCACCGAGCTGGAGGGGAAGCGGCACCACCCCGAGCTCGGCTACTTCGCGCGCTCCGCCCTGCGGACGCTCGACGAGATGCGCATCACCCACGGTCGCCTCGACCAGCCGATCCCGGTGGGTGCATCCGGCGGCACGCTCCGGGTGGAGCTGAACCACACCGACCCGGGGTCGCTGCCGAGCGGCTTCCGGCCAAGTGGTCAGTCCTGGGACAACGACTCGAGAATTCTGGCCGTGGCCCGCAACCTGGCCAACGAGGGGTCCGAGGTCACGCTCGTCTCCAAGGACCTGCCGCTGCGGATCAAGGCGTCGGCGGTGGGGCTCGACGCAGAGGAGTACCGTGCCGAGGCGGTCAACGAGGACTCCGGCCACACCGGCATGGCCGAGCTCGAGGTGGCCTCCGCTGACCTCGACGAGCTCTACGACGACGGCGTGGTCGACCTCGAGTCGGCCCGGGAGCTGCCCTGCCACACCGGCCTGGTGCTGCTGTCCGACCGGGGCACCGCGCTGGGACGGGTCGGTCCCGACAAGCAGGTGCACCTGGTCCGCGGCGACCGGGAGGCCTTCGGGGTCCACGGCCGCTCGGCCGAGCAGCGGATCGCCCTGGAGATGCTGCTCGACCCCGAGGTGGGCATCGTCTCGCTCGGCGGCCGGGCCGGCACCGGCAAGTCGGCGATGGCGCTGTGTGCCGGGCTGGAGGCGGTGATGGAGCGCCGCCAGCACAAGAAGGTGGTGGTCTTCCGCCCGTTGTTCGCGGTCGGTGGGCAGGAGCTCGGCTACCTCCCCGGCTCGGAGAACGAGAAGATGTCGCCGTGGGGTCAGGCCGTCTTCGACACGCTCGGAGCCCTCACCTCGCCCGACGTGATCGACGAGGTGATGGACCGGGGGATGCTCGAGGTGCTGCCCCTGACCCACATCCGCGGCCGCTCCCTGCACGACGCCTTCGTGATCGTCGACGAGGCGCAGTCCCTGGAGCGCAACGTGCTGCTCACCGTGCTGTCCCGCATCGGCGCCAACTCCAAGGTGGTGCTCACCCACGACGTCGCCCAGCGCGACAACCTGCGGGTCGGTCGCCACGACGGCGTGGTCGCGGTGGTCGAGAAGCTCAAGGGCCACCCGCTGTTCGCCCACGTCACGCTGAACCGCTCCGAGCGGTCGCCGATCGCGGCCCTGGTCACCGAGATGCTGGAGAACATCACGATGTGA
- a CDS encoding acyl-CoA synthetase — protein sequence MTNPDALLPGLLEARPDRHVSIAGTTLAHAALLGAAGAVAESLAGRTRVAVLATPTMSTVLAVTGALLAGVEVVPVPPDSGAGELRHIIDDAAPELWLGPAPEGSEVPSLEVDAGARSSYEPVVVDPEHTAFVLYTSGTTGLPKGVLLSHRAVAAGLDGLVDAWSWSADDVLVHGLPLFHVHGLVLGVLGPLRVGGSLTHVGRGTPEAYAGASGTMYFAVPTIWSRIAESPEHAEELRGARLLVSGSAALPVPVFERLRELTGLEVAERYGMSETLITVATRADGTRRAGWVGVPIKGVETRLRSEDGGQVPRDGESVGRLEVRGTTLFGGYLNRPDATDETRTEDGWFVTGDVAVIDPTGMHRIVGRESVDLIKSAGYRIGAGEIESTLLGHPAVAECAVVGVPDDDLGQRIVAYVVPRPGSGEPDPAELTAYVGEQLSAHKRPRAVVFVDALPRNEMGKVQKKRLV from the coding sequence ATGACGAACCCCGACGCCCTGCTGCCCGGGCTCCTCGAAGCCCGTCCCGACCGCCACGTCAGCATCGCCGGCACCACCCTCGCCCACGCCGCGCTGCTGGGCGCCGCCGGAGCCGTCGCCGAGTCGCTGGCCGGACGCACCCGGGTGGCCGTGCTCGCCACGCCCACGATGTCGACGGTCCTCGCGGTCACCGGAGCCCTGCTGGCTGGTGTCGAGGTGGTGCCCGTGCCACCCGACTCCGGTGCCGGCGAGCTGCGGCACATCATCGACGACGCCGCCCCCGAGCTCTGGCTGGGGCCGGCGCCCGAGGGCAGCGAGGTCCCCTCGCTCGAGGTCGACGCGGGCGCCCGGTCGTCCTACGAACCGGTCGTCGTCGACCCGGAGCACACCGCGTTCGTGCTCTACACGTCCGGCACCACCGGCCTGCCCAAGGGCGTGCTGCTCTCGCACCGTGCGGTCGCGGCCGGGCTCGACGGTCTGGTCGACGCGTGGAGCTGGAGCGCAGACGACGTGCTCGTGCACGGCCTGCCGCTGTTCCACGTGCACGGGTTGGTGCTCGGCGTCCTCGGGCCGCTCCGCGTCGGCGGCAGCCTCACCCACGTCGGCAGGGGCACCCCTGAGGCGTACGCCGGGGCGAGCGGCACCATGTATTTCGCCGTCCCCACCATCTGGTCGCGCATCGCGGAGTCACCGGAGCACGCCGAGGAGCTGCGCGGGGCCCGTCTCCTGGTCTCCGGCAGCGCCGCCCTGCCGGTCCCGGTCTTCGAGCGGCTGCGCGAGCTGACCGGCCTCGAGGTCGCCGAGCGCTACGGCATGAGCGAGACCCTGATCACCGTGGCCACCCGCGCCGACGGCACCCGTCGGGCAGGCTGGGTCGGTGTGCCCATCAAGGGGGTGGAGACCCGGCTGCGCTCCGAGGACGGCGGCCAGGTGCCGCGCGACGGCGAGAGCGTCGGACGTCTCGAGGTGCGTGGGACGACCCTGTTCGGCGGCTACCTCAACCGACCGGATGCCACCGACGAGACCCGCACGGAGGACGGCTGGTTCGTCACCGGCGACGTCGCGGTGATCGATCCCACCGGCATGCACCGCATCGTCGGACGTGAGTCGGTCGACCTGATCAAGTCGGCCGGCTACCGCATCGGCGCCGGTGAGATCGAGTCCACGCTGCTGGGCCACCCTGCCGTCGCGGAGTGTGCCGTGGTCGGCGTCCCTGACGACGACCTGGGCCAGCGGATCGTGGCCTACGTCGTGCCACGTCCGGGTTCGGGCGAGCCCGACCCCGCCGAGCTCACGGCGTACGTCGGGGAGCAGCTGTCCGCGCACAAGCGGCCCCGTGCGGTGGTTTTCGTCGACGCGCTGCCCCGCAACGAGATGGGCAAGGTGCAGAAGAAGCGCCTGGTCTGA
- a CDS encoding DUF1353 domain-containing protein, with product MKVSDMVASQVEPETRRFHDGGLPALGGLPEVPPNPHEDPRIVLERHSVEGREQFALERRIAYRDRHFGELLVPADTVTFRTDLTSVPTLFTWLVPKTGAHLPAALLHDGLCHDDDEAPTYTSTDGHSIDRVEADRVFRDAMADTGTGVVRRWLVWSAVTTATLLRGDQVPWRASTTWRHRVVIGLSLAVVLVLGVLATVDLFDLGGVELPWMGERPWWLELIGGLAGAIAVPLVMGLAWGRFRVAGWVMGIGLAVLLHVTVGLLGVTGLYRVVERLASRFPMVAAGLAVLTGFLAGVVVLVLLAF from the coding sequence ATGAAGGTCTCGGACATGGTCGCGAGCCAGGTGGAGCCGGAGACCCGCCGGTTCCACGACGGGGGCCTGCCCGCGCTGGGTGGCCTGCCCGAGGTGCCGCCGAATCCGCACGAGGACCCGCGAATCGTGCTCGAGCGGCACAGCGTGGAAGGGCGCGAGCAGTTCGCCCTGGAGCGCAGGATCGCCTATCGCGACCGGCACTTCGGGGAGCTCCTGGTGCCGGCTGACACCGTCACCTTCCGGACCGACCTGACCTCGGTGCCGACCCTGTTCACCTGGCTGGTGCCCAAGACCGGGGCGCACCTTCCGGCGGCGCTGCTGCACGACGGGCTCTGCCACGACGACGACGAGGCCCCCACCTACACCTCGACCGACGGCCACAGCATCGACCGGGTCGAGGCCGACCGGGTGTTCCGCGACGCGATGGCTGACACCGGCACCGGCGTCGTCCGTCGTTGGCTGGTGTGGTCGGCGGTGACCACGGCGACGCTGCTCCGGGGCGACCAGGTGCCCTGGCGCGCGTCGACCACGTGGCGGCACCGGGTGGTGATCGGGCTGTCGCTGGCGGTGGTGCTGGTGCTCGGGGTGCTGGCCACCGTCGACCTCTTCGACCTCGGTGGCGTCGAGCTCCCGTGGATGGGGGAGCGGCCGTGGTGGCTGGAGCTCATCGGCGGGCTGGCCGGAGCGATCGCCGTCCCCCTCGTGATGGGCCTGGCCTGGGGCCGCTTCCGGGTGGCCGGCTGGGTGATGGGGATCGGGCTGGCGGTGCTGCTCCACGTGACGGTGGGGCTGCTGGGCGTGACCGGCCTCTACCGAGTCGTCGAGAGGCTGGCCAGCAGGTTCCCGATGGTGGCGGCCGGGTTGGCCGTCCTGACCGGCTTCCTCGCCGGTGTCGTGGTGCTGGTCCTGCTGGCGTTCTGA
- a CDS encoding SigE family RNA polymerase sigma factor — protein sequence MARRHPAAHDGDFTEFVAATWPGLYRTGYLLLGDHDLAEDLAQTALVKTYVAWPRIDARAAAPAYARRVLVNTASSWFRRKGWRNELPTETIPESAYASDPSTRPAVMDALEQLPPRQRAVVVLRFYEDLSVAETAEALGCSTGTVKSQTFEAFAKLRVLLGEAVIPETLGAPRD from the coding sequence ATGGCTCGACGGCACCCGGCCGCGCACGACGGTGACTTCACCGAGTTCGTGGCGGCCACCTGGCCCGGGCTCTACCGCACCGGCTACCTGTTGCTCGGCGACCACGACCTCGCCGAGGACCTGGCCCAGACCGCCCTGGTCAAGACCTACGTCGCCTGGCCACGCATCGACGCACGGGCCGCGGCTCCGGCCTACGCCCGGCGAGTCCTGGTCAACACCGCCTCGTCGTGGTTCCGCAGGAAGGGGTGGCGCAACGAGCTGCCCACCGAGACGATCCCGGAGTCGGCGTACGCCTCGGACCCGAGCACCCGACCCGCGGTGATGGACGCCTTGGAGCAGCTGCCGCCGCGGCAGAGGGCTGTGGTCGTGCTCCGCTTCTATGAGGACCTGTCGGTCGCCGAGACCGCCGAGGCCCTGGGCTGCTCGACCGGAACGGTCAAGAGCCAGACCTTCGAGGCCTTCGCCAAGCTGCGCGTGCTGCTGGGCGAGGCCGTGATCCCCGAGACCCTGGGAGCCCCCCGTGACTGA
- a CDS encoding PKD domain-containing protein, whose product MRPQQFLRTSLPTIAVVTGLALVGTTAPSTAAPPVRPGKVAGIEVGAISKPAAAYVVPATWTEATKATSYRVALVNSSSGATLDSETVTAAQWTASTTAAPGTSIRIRVTPYAGTRKGKVAQSTVKVLPDVTAPTGAFALTVDDDGLTATVNQTSLSDDVTPAGSIIRMIDWGESAEPSWTGWTGSSAAHTYPATEARYVPQVKLSDAAGNVRVFTLPGVVINDHVAPTGTFALTSTTAWANLTEVQLSQNELSDNWTPGNLVERRVDWGDGTPLTLWESGSLLTHVYRKAGPFTPTVTLTDEAQNTSVPVAAGTVTVAADTARPVVRLTLPRTGRTKVRKWVTLRGVAKDSGTGVRSVLVRAIEKRGTVWYSFRPTTGKWIKSGRSKSRALHRAGNRVVVPTAAGAWTARLPRLTKGKLVYRVRADDLVGNTSAVRKRTQLLTRR is encoded by the coding sequence ATGCGTCCACAACAGTTCCTACGCACATCACTTCCAACCATCGCCGTCGTCACCGGGCTGGCCCTGGTGGGCACGACCGCACCCAGCACGGCCGCACCGCCGGTCCGTCCGGGCAAGGTCGCCGGCATCGAGGTCGGGGCCATCAGCAAGCCGGCCGCGGCGTACGTCGTCCCGGCCACCTGGACGGAGGCCACCAAGGCCACCAGCTATCGGGTGGCCCTGGTCAACTCGTCCTCGGGGGCCACGCTCGACTCCGAGACGGTCACCGCGGCGCAATGGACCGCGTCCACGACGGCGGCACCCGGCACCTCGATCCGCATCCGGGTCACGCCGTACGCCGGGACCCGCAAGGGAAAGGTCGCGCAGAGCACCGTCAAGGTGCTGCCGGACGTCACCGCGCCCACCGGCGCCTTCGCCCTCACGGTCGATGACGACGGCCTCACCGCGACCGTCAACCAGACGTCGCTCTCCGACGACGTCACGCCCGCCGGCTCGATCATCCGCATGATCGACTGGGGTGAGTCGGCCGAACCGAGCTGGACCGGGTGGACCGGCTCGTCGGCGGCGCACACCTACCCGGCCACCGAGGCGCGCTACGTGCCGCAGGTCAAGCTGAGCGACGCGGCCGGCAACGTGCGCGTGTTCACGCTGCCCGGTGTCGTGATCAACGACCACGTCGCACCGACCGGCACCTTCGCGCTGACCTCGACCACCGCCTGGGCCAACCTGACCGAGGTGCAGCTGAGCCAGAATGAGCTGAGCGACAACTGGACCCCGGGGAACCTGGTCGAGCGCCGGGTCGACTGGGGTGACGGCACGCCGCTGACGCTGTGGGAGTCCGGCAGCCTGCTGACGCACGTCTACCGCAAGGCGGGTCCGTTCACGCCGACCGTCACCCTGACCGACGAGGCGCAGAACACCAGCGTCCCCGTTGCCGCCGGCACGGTCACGGTTGCGGCCGACACCGCGCGCCCGGTGGTGCGGCTGACGCTGCCCCGGACCGGACGCACCAAGGTCCGCAAGTGGGTCACCCTGCGTGGCGTGGCCAAGGACAGCGGCACCGGTGTCCGATCGGTGCTCGTGCGTGCGATCGAGAAGCGAGGCACCGTCTGGTACTCCTTCCGGCCCACCACCGGCAAGTGGATCAAGAGTGGTCGCAGCAAGTCACGTGCGCTGCACCGGGCCGGGAACCGGGTCGTCGTGCCGACGGCCGCGGGCGCCTGGACGGCGCGTCTCCCGCGTCTGACCAAGGGCAAGCTGGTCTACCGCGTCCGTGCCGACGACCTGGTCGGCAACACCTCAGCGGTGCGCAAGCGGACCCAGCTGCTCACGCGTCGCTGA